The following are encoded together in the Bacteroidota bacterium genome:
- a CDS encoding serine hydrolase — protein MKKLFLFFLVTLSVVEGSFSQPTFIKDSLDKYAEREMKRWNVPGMAVAVVKDGNVVVAKGYGIKDASAPLSATNKVDENTLFQIASNTKAFTATSLALLDEQKRISLDDKVTKWIPDFKLHDELATREVTVRDLLCHRIGFQTFQSDLLNWNCNLSRKELIHNMRNVKPVFSFRSHYGYCNAAFLTAGEIIPAATDTSWDDFLRFHFFLPLKMNRTSTTYKTITADNNACKPYTLVDDKLVLLPYANVDNLGPAASINSCVKDLANWLLMQLDSGKFEGKRIFPYEVLQTTQTSNMIVRDMPASSGANFQNYGLGWFLLDYNGKKMIRHDGGADGFVTTTCFIPSLNLGIVVLTNTDANSFYAALRSQIIDAYMNLPYQNMSEKFYRNFSANTKMENAEINKLREAASKKPIPSMKMEEYAGSYTNEVYGKIAIIGPLPPISFGKPAPKPQEHSLTILFTHHPFLKGNLLPLGDNDFLCTYSLATYGIKKIHFNVVNGKVKSVIIRVNDFVDMMEYEFVKE, from the coding sequence ATGAAAAAACTTTTTCTTTTTTTTCTTGTCACCCTGAGCGTAGTCGAAGGGTCTTTCTCCCAGCCCACATTCATCAAAGATTCCCTTGACAAATATGCGGAGCGCGAAATGAAACGCTGGAATGTTCCTGGCATGGCCGTGGCTGTTGTGAAGGATGGAAACGTGGTTGTTGCAAAGGGTTATGGAATAAAAGATGCTTCGGCTCCGCTCAGCGCGACAAATAAAGTGGATGAGAACACGTTGTTCCAGATTGCTTCCAATACAAAAGCATTTACCGCAACCTCTCTCGCACTTTTAGATGAGCAAAAAAGAATTTCGCTCGATGATAAAGTAACGAAGTGGATTCCGGATTTCAAGTTGCACGATGAACTCGCTACACGCGAAGTAACTGTGCGCGATTTGCTCTGCCACCGCATCGGCTTTCAAACTTTCCAGAGCGATTTGCTGAACTGGAATTGCAATCTTTCACGGAAAGAATTAATTCACAACATGCGCAATGTAAAACCGGTTTTTAGTTTTCGTTCGCACTATGGTTATTGCAACGCGGCATTTCTCACCGCAGGAGAAATCATTCCTGCAGCAACAGATACTTCGTGGGATGATTTTCTCAGGTTTCATTTTTTTCTTCCGCTGAAAATGAACCGAACTTCCACCACGTACAAAACAATTACGGCTGACAACAATGCCTGCAAGCCCTATACATTGGTTGACGATAAACTTGTTCTTCTCCCCTATGCGAACGTGGATAATCTCGGTCCTGCTGCTTCAATCAATTCCTGCGTGAAAGATTTGGCAAACTGGCTGCTGATGCAATTGGACAGCGGAAAGTTTGAAGGTAAACGGATTTTCCCCTATGAAGTTTTGCAAACCACTCAAACTTCAAACATGATTGTGCGCGATATGCCTGCAAGTTCGGGCGCAAACTTTCAGAACTACGGGCTCGGTTGGTTTCTTCTTGACTACAATGGAAAAAAAATGATTCGGCATGACGGAGGCGCAGATGGATTTGTAACCACCACTTGTTTTATTCCCTCGCTGAATCTTGGAATTGTTGTGCTGACAAACACCGATGCAAATTCTTTTTATGCCGCGCTTCGCTCTCAGATTATTGACGCTTACATGAATCTTCCCTATCAAAACATGAGCGAAAAGTTTTACAGGAATTTTTCTGCGAACACTAAAATGGAAAATGCCGAAATAAACAAACTGCGGGAAGCCGCTTCGAAAAAACCAATTCCCTCTATGAAAATGGAAGAGTATGCCGGCTCTTACACAAACGAAGTGTATGGAAAAATTGCAATCATCGGTCCTTTGCCTCCCATTTCGTTTGGGAAACCGGCACCCAAGCCGCAGGAGCATTCGCTGACAATATTATTTACACATCATCCTTTTCTGAAAGGAAATCTTCTGCCGCTGGGCGATAATGATTTTCTCTGCACCTACAGCTTGGCGACTTACGGAATTAAAAAAATTCATTTCAATGTGGTGAACGGAAAAGTGAAAAGCGTGATTATCCGTGTGAATGATTTTGTGGATATGATGGAGTATGAATTCGTCAAAGAATAA
- a CDS encoding T9SS type A sorting domain-containing protein yields MKKILLLSFLILQIAISNAQPNIVINANPASSSPCDTCFIFSANLNGWGTAPFAYEWNINNPPVATGTSATISHCFNHIPNAGDTIYLKVTDAFGQIGYGFMIMNSIYPILNAVHSICIVTVDSASGKNIVVWEQSTDTTVASYNLFKETTMSGVYALVGNILRNSFSIFLDTSSHPEQVAARYKISMLDHCGFESQESSAVKTIHLTVSAGLPGTWNLNWDNAEGFPVVKFRIWRKHASQNPMLIDSVQSSLNSYSDVNAPAGLIHYFLEAISTNVCYPSMKGFFSSFSNFVDNSAFLGVNEEDISKNISVNPNPFSTSAIFTIDSGVRVQNSRFELFDVFGKQVKSFQVTSQRFEIVRGNFPSGIYFYKLCDENKIISSGKIIIQ; encoded by the coding sequence ATGAAAAAAATCTTACTCCTATCTTTTTTGATTTTGCAAATAGCAATTTCAAATGCGCAGCCGAACATTGTAATAAATGCTAATCCGGCTTCATCGTCTCCGTGCGACACTTGTTTTATTTTTTCTGCAAACCTGAATGGCTGGGGAACTGCTCCTTTCGCGTATGAATGGAACATTAACAATCCGCCCGTGGCAACCGGCACCAGTGCAACCATCAGTCATTGCTTTAATCATATTCCCAATGCTGGCGATACAATTTATTTAAAAGTTACGGATGCTTTCGGGCAGATTGGCTACGGTTTTATGATAATGAATTCCATTTATCCGATTTTAAATGCAGTGCATTCTATTTGCATCGTTACTGTGGACAGCGCATCGGGAAAAAATATAGTCGTATGGGAACAATCAACCGATACAACGGTGGCTTCCTATAATCTTTTCAAAGAAACCACTATGTCAGGTGTGTATGCGCTCGTTGGAAATATTCTTAGAAATAGTTTCAGCATTTTTCTCGATACATCCTCTCATCCCGAACAGGTTGCAGCGCGATATAAAATTTCCATGCTTGATCATTGCGGTTTTGAATCACAGGAAAGCAGTGCAGTAAAAACAATTCATCTTACTGTGAGCGCGGGCTTGCCCGGCACATGGAATTTAAATTGGGATAATGCGGAAGGATTTCCCGTGGTGAAATTCAGAATCTGGAGAAAGCATGCTTCGCAAAACCCAATGCTGATTGACAGCGTTCAAAGTTCTCTCAATTCTTATTCGGATGTGAATGCTCCTGCCGGTTTGATTCATTATTTTCTCGAAGCAATTTCCACGAACGTTTGCTATCCTTCCATGAAAGGATTTTTTTCTTCGTTTTCAAATTTTGTAGATAATTCCGCTTTTCTCGGAGTGAATGAAGAAGATATTTCAAAAAATATTTCTGTTAACCCGAACCCGTTTTCAACTTCTGCCATATTTACGATAGATTCTGGAGTGAGAGTTCAGAATTCAAGATTTGAACTATTTGATGTATTCGGAAAGCAAGTTAAAAGTTTTCAAGTTACAAGCCAAAGGTTTGAAATTGTAAGAGGAAACTTTCCGAGCGGAATTTATTTTTATAAGCTTTGTGATGAAAATAAAATAATCAGCTCAGGAAAAATCATTATTCAATAA
- a CDS encoding T9SS type A sorting domain-containing protein, protein MKKIYLFILPTLICFKMQAQLPVTLLTNLEYPKALWIQGGNVYLTETAGRNTIYGGKISLDRYRISNGQKTVMVNNPENSDALVSASDGKVYLSSYQNSIPGQYGKFSVVDTGTFVETHLMDIAIASDDMFIEANDNISIAGMSDLSSANSIYYLTAGNYTSAAILQNGLGRVWCISKKGSDTYFSDLHTTYYFGPNGIIHTFMNKSVISITFSSNYLFYADYFSGTVGRVNLQTMADQILLSGLNAPINVRYDAGTNSLFFLESGTDGAQYKDGTLKVLRNVDSSIAGVASEENNNAVKIFPNPFTSSASVELNFPVQEMIFELYDEFGNIVKSIRAAKEKFEIERQYLAAGIYFYKISDVEKIIATGKLIIQ, encoded by the coding sequence GTGAAAAAAATTTACTTATTCATTCTGCCCACTCTGATTTGTTTTAAAATGCAGGCGCAATTGCCTGTAACGCTTCTTACAAATCTTGAATATCCTAAAGCTCTGTGGATTCAAGGGGGCAATGTTTATCTGACAGAAACGGCAGGACGGAATACAATTTACGGAGGAAAAATTTCTCTTGACAGGTATCGTATTTCCAACGGGCAGAAAACCGTTATGGTTAACAATCCTGAGAATTCAGATGCCTTAGTTTCGGCAAGTGACGGCAAAGTTTATTTATCATCTTACCAAAATTCTATTCCCGGACAGTACGGAAAATTCAGCGTTGTTGATACGGGAACTTTTGTTGAAACACATCTGATGGACATTGCCATTGCATCAGATGATATGTTCATAGAAGCGAATGACAATATCAGCATTGCCGGCATGAGTGATCTTTCTTCAGCGAACAGTATTTATTATCTCACAGCAGGAAATTATACTTCTGCTGCCATTTTGCAGAACGGACTCGGAAGAGTATGGTGTATTTCAAAAAAAGGAAGCGATACGTATTTTTCCGATTTACATACGACATACTATTTTGGCCCGAACGGAATCATACATACGTTCATGAATAAAAGTGTTATCTCAATCACGTTCAGTTCCAATTATCTGTTTTACGCAGATTATTTTTCGGGAACAGTGGGAAGAGTAAATCTTCAAACGATGGCTGACCAAATCCTTTTGTCGGGCTTGAATGCACCCATCAATGTCAGGTACGATGCGGGAACGAATAGTTTGTTTTTTTTAGAATCAGGAACTGACGGTGCTCAGTACAAAGACGGAACGCTGAAAGTTCTGCGGAATGTGGACAGTTCGATAGCAGGTGTAGCATCTGAGGAAAATAATAATGCTGTGAAAATATTTCCCAACCCGTTTACTTCTTCAGCATCAGTTGAATTAAATTTTCCTGTTCAGGAAATGATTTTCGAACTATATGATGAATTTGGAAACATAGTAAAAAGCATTCGAGCCGCAAAAGAAAAGTTTGAAATTGAAAGACAATATCTTGCCGCAGGAATTTATTTCTACAAAATTTCTGACGTAGAAAAAATTATCGCAACTGGAAAATTAATTATTCAATAA
- a CDS encoding response regulator transcription factor, whose amino-acid sequence MAKKIKVTLYDDNNSLRKSLEQLIQTYPDFELAGSFPNPLHILDNTKEKTPDVILMDIDMPGMTGIEAVELVHKNFPEVKVVMQTVFDEDEKIFQSICNGAVGYILKKTPPLQILDSIKQAKDGGAPMTPSIAIKILKMFRQQPPPPEEKDKVDLSSREQEILSALTKGMSYKMIAEEIKIGIDTVRFHIKNIYEKLHVHSNTEAVSRALKEGLI is encoded by the coding sequence ATGGCAAAAAAAATAAAAGTTACACTGTATGACGATAACAACTCGCTGCGGAAAAGTTTGGAGCAATTGATTCAAACCTATCCCGATTTTGAATTGGCGGGAAGTTTTCCGAATCCGCTGCACATTCTTGACAACACAAAAGAAAAAACTCCCGATGTAATCCTGATGGATATTGATATGCCGGGAATGACGGGTATTGAAGCAGTGGAACTCGTTCATAAAAATTTTCCCGAAGTAAAAGTAGTGATGCAAACAGTTTTCGATGAAGACGAAAAAATTTTTCAATCCATCTGCAATGGAGCGGTAGGATATATTCTGAAAAAAACTCCGCCATTGCAAATTCTTGATTCAATCAAGCAGGCAAAAGATGGCGGTGCGCCAATGACTCCTTCCATTGCAATAAAAATTCTGAAAATGTTCCGGCAGCAACCACCGCCACCCGAAGAAAAAGATAAAGTGGATTTAAGTTCGCGCGAGCAGGAAATTCTTTCAGCGCTCACAAAAGGCATGAGCTATAAAATGATTGCCGAAGAAATTAAAATCGGAATTGATACCGTTCGCTTCCACATAAAAAATATTTATGAGAAACTACACGTTCATTCAAATACCGAAGCGGTTTCGCGCGCGTTGAAAGAAGGACTAATCTAA
- a CDS encoding SPOR domain-containing protein — MKKKNWLCIPIKSGLLLISFFFFLNSYCQSDSLRAFAADSGIIQDKRVNELILKHVLINEAKRGTMKGYRVQIHFGAEKAKALDTKSKFTSQYKDIPAYLDYQQPYFKIRVGNFRTKLEAYKLLQEISDDFPGAFIVQDDIELPPL, encoded by the coding sequence ATGAAAAAAAAAAATTGGCTTTGCATCCCGATAAAATCGGGACTTCTTCTGATTTCTTTTTTCTTCTTTCTGAATTCTTATTGCCAATCCGATTCTCTCCGCGCTTTCGCTGCCGACAGCGGAATCATTCAGGATAAACGCGTGAATGAACTTATCCTGAAACATGTTTTGATTAACGAAGCCAAGCGCGGAACCATGAAGGGCTACCGCGTGCAAATTCATTTTGGCGCGGAGAAAGCAAAAGCGCTCGATACAAAATCAAAATTCACTTCGCAGTATAAAGATATTCCGGCTTACTTAGATTACCAGCAGCCGTATTTCAAAATCAGGGTGGGAAATTTCCGAACCAAACTTGAAGCGTATAAACTTCTGCAGGAAATCTCAGATGATTTTCCGGGAGCGTTCATTGTGCAGGATGATATTGAACTGCCTCCGCTGTAA
- a CDS encoding c-type cytochrome, whose amino-acid sequence MICFYSRFSEFLLKSFFLFVFICPSVSISLSAEDGGKLFKQNCSRCHTIGKGKLTGPDLQGVLTRVPSETWMHAWIKNNKAVLKSGDAYANKIFNENGKQNMDVFDGVLSDEQIDAVIAYVKNPPAEKKENAPTAAGENAAQPQEKGLPAFTILLIAAIALLILVSVLGSVKKHLQDSVNAKKGLPPSEPQSAYQWVRHHKRITALIVIILGGFCVRWIYIGVMNIGVYDTYKPTQPIKFSHQVHAGKLSINCVYCHSGAEKGKTAGVPSANVCMNCHKAISEGPLTGKVEIAKIYDAVGWDPAKGAYTKPQHPLKWNRVHALPDFAYFNHSQHVVVGKQDCKNCHGDIASMDVAQQISPLTMGWCIDCHRKTEVPGMASNPYYADLHAKLKEKYKGEPITVEKMGGLDCIKCHY is encoded by the coding sequence ATGATTTGTTTCTACTCCCGCTTCTCTGAATTTCTTTTAAAATCTTTTTTTCTCTTCGTTTTTATCTGCCCGTCAGTAAGCATTAGCTTGTCTGCCGAAGACGGAGGAAAACTTTTTAAGCAAAACTGTTCGCGCTGCCATACGATTGGCAAAGGCAAACTCACCGGACCGGATTTGCAAGGCGTTTTAACACGTGTTCCTTCTGAAACGTGGATGCATGCATGGATTAAAAATAACAAAGCTGTTTTGAAATCGGGCGATGCGTACGCGAATAAAATTTTCAATGAGAACGGAAAACAAAACATGGATGTGTTTGACGGAGTTCTCAGCGATGAACAGATTGATGCGGTGATTGCCTACGTGAAAAATCCTCCGGCTGAGAAAAAAGAAAATGCTCCCACTGCTGCCGGTGAAAATGCAGCGCAGCCGCAGGAAAAAGGACTTCCCGCATTTACCATTCTTCTCATTGCCGCAATTGCTCTTCTGATTCTCGTAAGCGTTCTCGGAAGTGTAAAAAAACATCTTCAGGATAGCGTGAACGCTAAAAAAGGTTTGCCTCCTTCCGAACCGCAAAGCGCCTATCAGTGGGTGAGACATCATAAACGCATTACTGCGCTTATCGTAATTATTCTCGGAGGATTTTGTGTGCGATGGATTTATATTGGCGTGATGAACATCGGAGTTTACGATACGTACAAACCAACTCAGCCAATAAAATTTTCTCACCAGGTTCATGCAGGAAAACTTTCTATCAATTGTGTTTACTGTCATAGCGGTGCAGAGAAAGGAAAAACTGCCGGAGTTCCTTCCGCGAATGTTTGTATGAATTGCCACAAAGCAATTTCTGAAGGGCCGCTTACAGGAAAAGTTGAGATCGCAAAAATTTATGACGCTGTCGGATGGGATCCTGCGAAAGGCGCTTACACAAAACCGCAGCACCCTTTGAAATGGAACCGCGTTCATGCGCTTCCTGATTTCGCTTACTTCAATCACTCACAGCACGTGGTGGTTGGAAAACAGGATTGTAAAAACTGTCACGGAGATATTGCTTCAATGGATGTAGCGCAGCAAATTTCTCCGCTCACAATGGGTTGGTGCATTGACTGCCATCGTAAAACAGAAGTTCCGGGAATGGCATCCAATCCTTACTATGCTGATTTGCATGCTAAACTGAAAGAAAAATATAAAGGTGAACCCATCACAGTAGAAAAAATGGGCGGACTGGATTGTATCAAGTGTCATTATTAA
- a CDS encoding TAT-variant-translocated molybdopterin oxidoreductase: protein MKKYWQSLDQLNGTPEFLDSAKNEFAEDVPTAVLGRKGVPAVKGEESSNDFSRRDFLKMMGFTVGAVTLAACETPVNKTIPYVIKPEEITPGIANYYASTYFDGHDYCSVLVKTREGRPIKIEGNKKSPITHGGTSARVQASVLSLYDSHRLKGPMMKGETVSWDKIDSEIGSKLSGNVRILSSTIISPSTKNVIANFSAKYPNTRHVTYDAVSYHALAKANDGIIPSYNFDKANVIVSFAADFLVNWLSPVEYAWQYAQGRKLNNGKKTLSKHVQFESMLSLTGSNADVRVPVKPSQIGTAVVNLYNALASMSGGNTVSSSGKVAEKEIADCAKWLWANKGKSLVVCGVNDLAIQTVVKWMNDILGNNGQTVDTENYSNCHQGNDEQFANLMEEMKNGKVDALIIYNSNPAYTAPGFADAMKKVATKISFATSMDETASLCNYVCPDNHYLESWNDAEPKKNKFSLAQPTIAPIYNTRCAQETLLKWSGNNSDYYSFIQSTWEKLLFPADKGFTEHWNESLHNGIAEIVPMPVDEKTKKEDEKKKEEAKKNEKPEEKEKDVKDFANATALVAMIGREEKKDGWELICYEKTGIGIGNQANNPWLQELPDPISKCTWDNYITMNPSEMKGKYSQLERGDYMGDIVKLTAPSNSPEGGELAHDSPLRGKGGLLVPVFPSPGQALGTIGLALGYGRTHAGKVANGVGADAYQFLQWKNGTIQNSVSGVKVSDATGEKHEFACTQTHHTIMGRDTIVRETNLETYLNKPKEEWNPMVGVAMHDEHANYHEEGTLKANLWDAHDKPGHRWGLAIDLQSCIGCGACVIGCSAENNVPVVGKTEIRKTREMHWIRIDRYYSTDLKYAQEGAKENKGLIASYREMEHPSENPRVVFQPIMCQHCNHAPCETVCPVLATTHSTEGINQMIYNRCIGTRYCANNCPYKVRRFNWFQYDSNAMFADVNPASWGNDLGRMVLNPDVVVRSRGVMEKCTFCIQRIQEGKLRAKKEERKLKDGDIQSACQTACPTNALLFGDLNNPETEISKLYDSERRYLLLEDVGVQPNAFYLTKVRNTEEEKA from the coding sequence ATGAAAAAATACTGGCAATCGCTTGACCAACTCAACGGAACTCCTGAGTTTCTTGATTCCGCTAAGAATGAATTTGCAGAAGATGTGCCAACAGCGGTACTTGGAAGAAAAGGTGTTCCTGCCGTAAAGGGAGAAGAAAGTTCAAATGATTTTTCCCGCAGAGATTTTTTGAAGATGATGGGATTCACTGTTGGAGCCGTAACACTTGCTGCCTGTGAAACCCCGGTGAACAAAACCATTCCTTATGTTATCAAACCGGAAGAAATCACTCCCGGCATTGCCAACTATTATGCTTCCACTTATTTTGACGGACATGATTACTGTTCGGTTCTTGTAAAAACCCGCGAAGGCAGACCAATCAAAATAGAAGGAAATAAAAAATCTCCCATCACGCATGGCGGAACCAGCGCGCGCGTGCAGGCATCGGTACTTTCTCTTTATGATTCTCACCGTTTGAAAGGACCTATGATGAAAGGAGAAACTGTTTCATGGGATAAAATTGACAGCGAAATTGGTTCTAAACTTTCCGGCAACGTTCGCATTCTTTCTTCCACCATCATTAGTCCTTCTACAAAAAATGTAATTGCGAATTTCTCTGCTAAATATCCGAACACGCGTCATGTGACTTACGATGCGGTTTCTTATCACGCGCTCGCGAAAGCAAATGACGGAATCATTCCTTCTTATAATTTCGACAAAGCAAATGTGATTGTAAGTTTTGCGGCTGACTTTTTAGTGAACTGGCTTTCTCCCGTTGAATACGCCTGGCAATATGCGCAAGGCAGAAAATTAAATAATGGAAAGAAAACTTTATCAAAACACGTTCAGTTTGAAAGCATGCTTTCTCTTACAGGAAGCAACGCAGATGTTCGAGTTCCGGTGAAACCATCGCAAATCGGAACGGCAGTGGTGAATCTTTACAATGCGCTTGCTTCCATGTCTGGTGGAAATACGGTTTCTTCTTCGGGAAAGGTTGCTGAAAAAGAAATTGCCGATTGTGCCAAATGGTTGTGGGCGAACAAAGGAAAATCATTGGTGGTTTGCGGTGTGAATGATTTGGCAATTCAAACGGTGGTGAAATGGATGAACGATATTCTCGGCAACAACGGGCAGACGGTTGACACGGAAAATTATTCCAATTGCCACCAGGGAAATGACGAACAGTTCGCCAACCTGATGGAGGAAATGAAGAATGGAAAAGTGGATGCCCTCATTATATATAATAGTAACCCTGCTTACACGGCTCCGGGTTTTGCGGATGCGATGAAAAAAGTTGCAACGAAAATTTCTTTCGCAACTTCAATGGATGAAACCGCATCGCTCTGCAATTATGTTTGCCCCGATAATCATTACCTCGAATCATGGAATGATGCCGAGCCGAAGAAAAATAAATTCTCTCTTGCGCAACCCACCATCGCTCCTATCTATAACACGCGCTGCGCGCAGGAAACGCTTTTGAAATGGAGCGGAAATAATTCCGATTACTATTCTTTCATTCAATCTACGTGGGAAAAACTTTTGTTCCCTGCGGACAAAGGTTTCACCGAGCACTGGAATGAATCTCTTCACAACGGTATTGCAGAAATTGTTCCCATGCCGGTTGACGAGAAAACCAAAAAGGAAGACGAAAAGAAAAAGGAAGAAGCGAAAAAGAATGAGAAGCCGGAAGAAAAAGAAAAAGATGTAAAAGATTTTGCGAATGCAACAGCGCTTGTTGCAATGATTGGTCGCGAGGAAAAAAAGGATGGATGGGAACTCATCTGCTATGAAAAAACCGGAATAGGAATCGGCAACCAGGCAAACAATCCTTGGTTACAAGAACTTCCTGACCCGATTTCAAAATGCACCTGGGATAATTACATCACCATGAATCCTTCCGAGATGAAAGGAAAATATTCTCAACTCGAAAGAGGAGATTATATGGGAGATATTGTTAAACTCACAGCCCCCTCTAACTCCCCCGAAGGGGGAGAATTGGCGCACGATTCCCCCCTTCGGGGGAAGGGGGGGCTTTTAGTCCCTGTCTTTCCTTCTCCCGGTCAGGCGCTCGGAACAATCGGTCTCGCGCTTGGCTACGGAAGAACCCATGCCGGCAAAGTTGCCAATGGAGTAGGGGCGGATGCGTATCAATTTCTTCAGTGGAAAAACGGAACTATTCAGAATTCTGTTTCAGGTGTGAAAGTGAGTGATGCAACAGGAGAGAAACACGAGTTCGCCTGCACGCAAACGCATCACACCATCATGGGAAGAGACACCATTGTGCGCGAAACAAATCTTGAAACCTATCTCAACAAGCCCAAAGAAGAATGGAACCCGATGGTGGGTGTTGCCATGCACGATGAGCACGCAAATTATCACGAAGAAGGAACCTTAAAAGCAAACCTTTGGGATGCGCACGATAAACCCGGTCACCGCTGGGGATTGGCAATTGATTTGCAGTCATGCATTGGCTGCGGTGCCTGCGTGATAGGATGTTCCGCAGAAAATAATGTTCCCGTTGTGGGCAAAACAGAAATAAGAAAGACACGCGAGATGCACTGGATTCGCATTGACAGATATTATTCCACCGATTTGAAATATGCCCAGGAAGGAGCCAAAGAAAATAAAGGGCTCATTGCTTCCTACCGCGAAATGGAACATCCTTCAGAAAATCCAAGAGTGGTTTTTCAGCCCATCATGTGCCAGCATTGCAACCACGCGCCCTGCGAAACAGTTTGTCCGGTGCTTGCAACCACTCACAGCACGGAAGGAATCAACCAGATGATTTATAACCGCTGCATCGGAACTCGGTATTGCGCCAACAACTGTCCGTACAAAGTAAGGCGCTTCAATTGGTTTCAATACGACAGCAACGCAATGTTTGCCGATGTGAATCCTGCATCGTGGGGAAATGATTTAGGAAGAATGGTGTTGAACCCCGATGTGGTAGTTCGCTCGCGCGGTGTGATGGAGAAATGCACCTTCTGCATTCAGCGCATTCAGGAAGGAAAACTTCGCGCAAAGAAAGAAGAGCGCAAACTGAAAGACGGAGATATTCAATCCGCCTGCCAAACCGCTTGCCCCACCAACGCATTGCTCTTTGGCGATTTGAATAATCCCGAAACAGAAATCAGCAAACTATACGATAGCGAAAGAAGATATTTGCTTTTGGAAGATGTGGGAGTGCAGCCGAATGCTTTCTATCTTACAAAAGTCAGAAACACAGAAGAAGAAAAAGCATAG